The Gossypium arboreum isolate Shixiya-1 chromosome 4, ASM2569848v2, whole genome shotgun sequence DNA segment gttcaaaaatataataatcaACTATATATATAGCTGAAACCATAAAACAAAAACCCTAGCCTAAACCCTaaacataaaccataaaccaCAAACCATGCATAAACCCTTAACTTATCCCTATCCCTTAAACCTTAACCCTAACCCTAACCCTTAAACCTTAATACCGCTAAACACTAAGATCTTAAACCTTAAACACTAAACCctaattaaataacaaaatttaaaatagtaGTAAACCCTAAAAACCAAAGATaacaaaccctaaaccataacaTTAACatactaaaccctaaaccttcaaTCATAAAACCCCTAAACCatagaccttaaaccttaaatattaaaccctaaacccaaaattaaatttaatcaatattaagtaaTGCTTCCAcacaaattataatttaaaaatataattagtcCGAAAAACATGAAATTCAACATCAAATGATCCTTAAACTCTAATAGTGCAGAAACACACCCTAACTAGAGCCacattacgattacgattacacaATCATCGGAACACACGGAATTACTGAATTTCACAAAATTGATTCAATAATTCAAGAATAAAATTAAAGAGCTACAAAACTCATACCTGAATTCACGATTTAAACACCCAAAAACGATCGACGCCTCAAATCCACCAATTCCGAAAACTCCTGTCGACGAAATTGTAATACGCAACAAAAGAAATGGAGTAGAAGCAAAAGAGTAGAACTCCAATTGAGACGAAAACAACACATTGAAATGAAGCAGCAAAAGAAAATCaaagattaaaagaaaaagaagaaaacgtGAAAAAAGAATAGAAGAACGTGTGAGAGGGAGAAGAGATCGCAAAAAAAACATAAACCCATGAACCCCTAACCCTAAACCACAAACTATAAATCACAAACACTAAACCCCGAACCACTAACCCTtaaacccctaaaccctaaaccataaaaacATAAACCATGAACCCTTAAACCTAAACCCATAAACCCTTAATACCGCTAAACATTAAGATCATAAACACTAAACACTAAACACTAAACCTCAAACCCAAAATAacaaaaccctaaactataaaattaacattttaaattttaaaccctaaaccatagaccttaaaccttaaatattaaaccgTAAACCCAAAAAATAAGaactaaaccttaaaacttaactAAGAAAATATAATTCAAAAAAGACGTTTAGTGGCGTTTctccaaaaacgccgctaatgctcagaCTTTTGGCGGAGTTTTCCCAAAAACGCCGCGAATACTCAGACTTTTGGCGGCGTTttcccaaaaacgccgctaatactcaGACttgaaaacgccgctaatgctcagacttttagcggcgttttcccaaaaacgccgctaattctCAGACTTTTAGCGACGTTTTTCCAacaacgccgctaatgctcagacttttagcggcgcttttccaacGCTAATGCTCAGACTTTTGGCGGCGTTTTTctaaaaatgccgctaatgcTCAGACTTTTGGCGGCGTTTTTGGAAAAATGCCGCGAATTCTCAGACTTTTGGCGGCGTTTCTTGAAAAACACCACTAATTCTCGAACTTTTGGCGGCGTTTTTCCGAAAACGCCGCTATTTCACGACTTATAGTGGTGTTTTGGTTCAAACGCCGCTAATGTAtaatatttgcggcgtttttaccaaaaacgccactaaaaacaccGTTAAAaccctgttttgctgtagtgaatTAAACATCTCATTGTCAATAGAACAGATAAACGGCATTTCTAGCCCATGTGCACTTCTCTGCCAAAATGCGGctataaattatgaatttaggAATTAATTTAGgagttatttaataaaattaattactgAATTTTCAGTATAATCtttgaatttatataataaaattatttgataaattaataaatattaaatattaaatataatcatATTGTTTCataataatagatataatatTTGTCTAGAAATGAAGGTATTTGCTTTACAAACAAAAGTAGTAGTTAAAATAGTGCTTAAAATTATGGTTATAATTTTAGTCACGAAATTAAAAGCGCGAAAATATAAAGATGAACACTAATATTGTTTATGTAGTTTGATCTGTCCAAAGCGATGGTCCATTATCTTTCTCACAGTACAACTAATGATTTAAGTCCTAACATTGGTCTAATTCTCACCAATTTAGTGACCTCATTTTTGTATAAAGACTAGATCACTTTCCTAGTAAACTTTCCCTGGAAAGCTTAGTTTTAGAATACAAGAGACTTTCTTGATTGTTACAAAAACAATGCACACATAAAACATTCCTAACTTGAACAAATTTGTGTTATCTTTAACCTAAACAAAACTTAAGTTTATATACTATTTAAGTTTTTCTTATATAAGAGTCATAGTTTAATCACTTTTCATAAAGTAAAGTTAAAAACCAGTATAAGATAATAATTCTATAAGTGTTTCATTATAATTccatattttaacatataaaaagTAACTTTACTTATTTCGCAAGTAACCAATTTCCAGGCCTTCAATTTCAACTCAATTAGTCTTCATGTTCTAGGCTCTAATTCATCCAAACAACCTTACAATAAATGTACTAGTACTTTTGTTCTAAAATTTGATAActctgaaaataaataaatattacaaTAAAGCAATATATCAAGCTGTGACCACTATTTCTGCCACAAGAgtagcaatttttttttttttgccttcaaATGTGTCAACATTTGAACATAATTCCtcataattttaaatgattatataatattttatattaatttaaataaaatttaaatataataatttgaatgtttattttaatagaaattaaggaaaaatttatttcaaatgtaaGTTTTTAGGAATGAAATCAAATTAACTATTACAGTACTTATTTATTGTTCAacatatttttagtgaatttttgtattaaagaaaaacataaaattctaaaaacctgttatagttaaaattttatttgatttatttaataaatCTTGACATCCAATAAATATGAATTTCTGAATATCAATATCTACTGATCTTTTTTTATCTCTGGCTTAATTATATTATTGTAAAGAAACAATAGAAGAAAGAACAAAAGATGCGTAGATAGCGGCTATAAGTCATGGTGGCATAATAATATTCTCctcaacattaaaaaaaaaaaaaaagaggaaacagCACATATTGATATCGTTTTTGCAATACTTAATTGGAATGATTCCCGGAGTTGGTGTGCCAAATTTGGAAGGATTATAAAGGGAGAAGTATAATAATGATGAAAGGGGAAAAACATAACACAAGTATATGGAGTTATGTGAGAGGATACCAGATCTGAAAGATGATGATGATAATGTCGATataataaaacaagagaaaaGGGAATCCATGTTGCTATGTATCTGACTTTTACATGCCCTTCGGATTTCAATATCCATTCCATGCATCTCTGCTCATCAGTCTAGGGATGTAAATCTCTGATGCTGTGTCAGTGAGGTACTGAATGAGAAAAAAGACCTAGCTACCTCACCATATTCCATGCAGTACCCTTTTCTCACTCCATACAAAGATGTGTGTGTGTCGTACCGGACCAGTGAAAAACCCTAAAGCATTACAACTAAGAAAAAAGTTTTAATCAAGAAGGGCTGAAACTATATATGGCCGAGATAGGCATAGATATTGTCGACCTTGGTTTCGGAATTAAGCAAATATAGTACAAATATTCATAAACACAATCGATGGGGCCAAGAATAAAACAGTCTATTCGCTGTATATCTACGATACTTTCAAGAGCAATTAGTTAACATCATATGCATGGTGATGATATTCTTCTATCAGGAAAGGAGATTTTTCAAGTTCTTATCCTCTCCTACAGgatatattttcatatatatgtAATTTTTGTTACAACCTGTGAGTTCATAAGATTCAGAGAGAGCTAATCCACCATCAAACTCAAAGCAAATAGACATTCAGAGGGAAGGGAAAAATATCAAATATATATGAGGTTACAAACAACATATGATTTAAGAATGGCCAGAAATTATATGTATCCATTTAAGTATAATCTTCTGATCAAACTACTTTTTACCTTGGGCCGAGCCTTAGCTCAAGGTCTATATCATCATCTGAGCTAGGGCTAAGCTCAGACACCTCAGCTGCTTGGAGATGGTGTGTTTCAATCGAAATCGGCTTCAGTAAGAACGGTAAAAACGGTGTATGATCAGTTCTCTTTCTCTTGCAACCGATCTCTTCTTTACTACCGGAAGTAGTAGGGGGTGTTCGTCCTCGTCGAACAATCAGATTCAAGCACACAGACAAATCCGTTTGGACATAATCTGCTTTAACACTACATCCGGATTCTAGGATACTTGGACACTTCTCTCCTTCATTCCATAGATCAGAGAAATGGTAGTATCTGTCTTCAACAAAGTTTGACCATGATTTTGTGGATGTTTTAGGGGACTTCATGGAATGGTCTTGAGCGGTTTCTGAAGATAAAGGAGGGACTAAAGTTGGTTCAGGACAGCTGTCTTTAGAATTTGAGGGAGGTGATGGAGGAGTCCCATGATTGGAATTAGGGTTAGGGTTATAAACGAAGTTACAAACTTCATCAGGTTGGTATTGGAAACTCACAGGTAAAAAGGGTTTTTGAATGTGATTGGGACTATTTTGAGGATCATGATGAAGGATTTCATCATGGGAAGTCGGGGATTGCTTTAGCCGAGCTCTATCCCTCCTGTGGACATTCATGTGACCTCCTAGAGCTTGAGCTGATGTGAATTCCCTGCCACAAAAGCTGCAAGAATAAGACCTTGGAGGCCATATACAACCTCCAAGAGACCCAGCAGTATCTTCTGCAAAAGCTTGCTCTTCCCATGAATCATCATATGAAGCCTTTGTTGAGGGTTGAAGATTATTGGAACTCAAACCAGGCTTCCTATTTGTCCACATCCAGTACCGTGCTTGATTCATTGCACTCTTAGTTAAAGAAGCTGAAGTCAACAGCTTTCCGGCAAGCTGCAACGACAGATAAAAAGCCTGGAACTGATGATGATTAGACTTGGGAGACAGATTGAAGGAAAGTCTAATAAAGGTTAAAGACCTAAAACTACATGTTAAAATCAGAATCTATACATACTTTGGAAAATGAATAAATTGATGGCTAATGGTCTAGCTACTCTTGTTGCTTATTTGGGTGGGGAATAGGGTTGCAAACTTACAAGTTTGTGGGTCCTGAATAAGGAGGAGTTACTTCTGGGATGTAGCTGCTTACAGACAAACTGTGATCGTCTGACTGAAATCCTAGAGAAACTTGGCAAGAAAGACAACACGGTACATTTAATGCTTAGATGTCATCTTTGGACACAATATCAAAATCATTTTATTTGCTTTGAGATACTGGGGTTGAAGTTTTATAATTTACGCAGAGATTTAAAAATTAACatgtgttttatttattttatttttattttttaagaataTATGATCCCATTTGTGAAATTGTAGATCTCTTCAATAATTATCCTTAATTATAACCTTCCTCTTTTATATGAAAGAATTAGTCTCAGTTCAAGTATATATAATAATTTCTACCtttgaattatatattaaattatgttGATGGGTTAAAACAACAAATTTTCTGTAAAAatgtatttataaaaattataattaattaaattatacatGGTGTGGTAAAAACTTTGTATACAAAATTTCATGTTTCATCTTTAGAAATTTGATTtactttattttaaatataatataagtttcacataaaaaattaaaagaagaaaccCTTTCAATatcctaaaaaaaaaagaagtgttTTACAGGTACTTTTGGTAATGCATGTAATTTAGAATGAACAGTAAGAAAAAATTGGGTCTTTGCTTATATTATATTTATCAAGGGAACTTTGACAATGAGATACGTTAGTGCAATTGTGTTGCACGTTCATTAGCTAGTTCAATTGTCAAGAAGAATGTTTTTGTTGAAATTTATATTTAACCATGTGAATTCGGATCAAGGATTTCCTTagaatttcaattattttaatcCTAATTATATATACTATTTTTTGGGTACCTTTTTAGATGGATGAAAAAGCaatcaatcttttttttttttctgagttatatatatatatatatatatatatatatatatgaggcaACAAGTCTTCTAAAATGTCTAAATTAAACACGAAACGAATATTGTGGATTGTTATAAATGGACTGTAGCTCCTGTCTTCTATAAGCTCACAGTTAATGCATAAATAATTTGTTCACTAGTTTAATCAGTAAAATTTACTcttgatttataatataataCAATTAATTACTAGATTTTAACTTTGACTTTTCCTCATCTTGTGACAAGTTGTAatgcttttacactctgaaaataatattattaagagGGATCAACATTATCCTTT contains these protein-coding regions:
- the LOC108463491 gene encoding zinc finger protein 10-like, which encodes MNQARYWMWTNRKPGLSSNNLQPSTKASYDDSWEEQAFAEDTAGSLGGCIWPPRSYSCSFCGREFTSAQALGGHMNVHRRDRARLKQSPTSHDEILHHDPQNSPNHIQKPFLPVSFQYQPDEVCNFVYNPNPNSNHGTPPSPPSNSKDSCPEPTLVPPLSSETAQDHSMKSPKTSTKSWSNFVEDRYYHFSDLWNEGEKCPSILESGCSVKADYVQTDLSVCLNLIVRRGRTPPTTSGSKEEIGCKRKRTDHTPFLPFLLKPISIETHHLQAAEVSELSPSSDDDIDLELRLGPR